A single genomic interval of Helianthus annuus cultivar XRQ/B chromosome 13, HanXRQr2.0-SUNRISE, whole genome shotgun sequence harbors:
- the LOC110901109 gene encoding R-linalool synthase QH1, chloroplastic, whose protein sequence is MALVCLFPCSLLLRKDSCAPSRRLNICKTINSSQNTSTVVEPLVKRRTANYESSLWSYDHVQSLTTKYSGKDYTARAENLKEVVKTMLQKRSVVENPLISLELVDDLQRLGIAYHFKEEIADVLENIYHNTRNNWSTTDLNLRSLGFRLLRQHGYPVSQDIFGNFKNKIENLNPCQYEDMVAILNLYEASYHSFEDESVLDEARDLTKKYLEENLDDVNGSIAPLVSHALEVPLQWRVPRVEARWFIDLYEKRSDMNPVVIELAKLDFDMVQAVHIEDLKHASRWWRNTSWDKKLTFARDRLVECFLWTVGYSYMPGFSTGRREITKVNAMITTIDDVYDVYGTLDELEQFTDVISRWDINAIEELPEYMKICFLGLYNTTNNVAYDTLINSRIHVLPYLKKAWADLCESYLREARWYHSRHTPTLKDYLNNACVTIGSPLTLMYMKILTSVTSTEEIVQWFEESKNIVNHTSLIVRLADDLETSSDEMKRGDIPKSIQCYMHESGATEEEARRHIKNLILKIWKKLNKERANAKSQLLHETIDYAMDIVRMAQFMYGKGDGHGRPNVTKSHVLSLLFNPIQET, encoded by the exons ATGGCGTTAGTGTGCTTGTTTCCCTGCTCACTTCTCCTTAGGAAAGATTCTTGTGCCCCAAGTAGGCGACTTAACATTTGCAAGACAAtaaattcatcacaaaacacatcaACCGTTGTTGAACCCCTCGTTAAACGACGAACAGCAAATTATGAGTCATCGCTATGGTCTTATGATCATGTTCAATCACTCACAACTAAATACTCG GGAAAAGATTACACGGCTAGAGCAGAAAATCTGAAAGAAGTAGTAAAGACGATGCTACAAAAACGTAGTGTGGTGGAAAATCCATTAATCAGCCTCGAGTTAGTTGATGATTTGCAGAGACTTGGGATTGCGTATCATTTTAAGGAGGAGATAGCTGATGTCTTGGAGAATATTTACCACAACACTCGCAACAACTGGAGTACGACGGACTTGAACCTCCGATCTCTTGGTTTTCGACTACTAAGACAACATGGTTATCCGGTCTCGCAAG aCATATTTGGCAACTTTAAGAACAAGATTGAAAATCTTAACCCATGTCAATACGAGGATATGGTCGCGATTTTGAACTTATACGAGGCATCTTATCATTCATTCGAGGATGAGAGCGTACTGGATGAAGCAAGAGACTTGACAAAAAAATATCTTGAAGAAAACCTAGACGATGTTAATGGAAGTATAGCGCCATTAGTAAGTCATGCTTTAGAGGTTCCATTGCAATGGAGAGTACCACGGGTAGAAGCGAGATGGTTCATTGATTTATATGAGAAAAGAAGTGACATGAATCCGGTAGTGATTGAGCTTGCAAAATTGGATTTTGATATGGTTCAAGCGGTTCATATTGAAGATCTAAAACACGCCTCAAG GTGGTGGAGAAATACAAGCTGGGATAAGAAGTTAACCTTTGCTCGTGACCGGTTGGTGGAGTGTTTTTTGTGGACCGTAGGTTATAGTTACATGCCCGGGTTCAGTACCGGAAGGAGAGAGATAACAAAGGTCAATGCCATGATTACTACTATTGATGATGTCTATGATGTTTATGGTACTTTGGATGAGCTTGAACAATTTACTGATGTCATCAGCAG ATGGGATATCAATGCAATTGAAGAACTCCCAGAGTATATGAAAATATGCTTCCTTGGACTCTACAACACAACAAACAATGTCGCGTATGACACGTTGATAAACTCAAGAATCCATGTCCTTCCGTACCTAAAGAAAGCG TGGGCAGATTTATGCGAGTCATACCTTCGAGAAGCAAGGTGGTACCATAGTAGACATACACCAACACTCAAGGACTACTTGAATAATGCTTGTGTAACAATAGGAAGTCCTCTAACACTCATGTACATGAAGATTTTAACATCTGTTACTTCAACCGAAGAGATTGTACAATGGTTTGAAGAATCTAAGAATATAGTTAACCATACATCGTTAATCGTTCGACTTGCTGATGACCTGGAAACATCCTCG gACGAAATGAAAAGAGGGGATATTCCAAAGTCGATTCAGTGTTACATGCATGAAAGTGGTGCTACCGAAGAAGAAGCTAGAAGGCATATCAAAAACTTAATTTTGAAAATATGGAAAAAACTTAACAAAGAACGGGCGAATGCTAAATCTCAGCTTCTACATGAAACTATTGACTATGCAATGGACATTGTTAGGATGGCACAGTTTATGTACGGTAAAGGAGACGGGCATGGTCGTCCAAATGTGACTAAATCTCATGTATTATCATTGTTGTTTAATCCTATCCAAGAGACCTAG